One Paralichthys olivaceus isolate ysfri-2021 chromosome 8, ASM2471397v2, whole genome shotgun sequence genomic region harbors:
- the LOC109639275 gene encoding protein CutA homolog isoform X1: MRIGLPSAESLRGGSFKALALTSLLSVFMFQLLRTVGLRAFSMASETYMSGTHSAAFVTCPNDTVAKDLARGIVERKLAACVNIVPAIKSIYEWQGKIEEDNEVLLMIKTRSSKVPALAEYVRSNHPYEVAEVISLPIDQGNPPYLKWIGEVVPE; the protein is encoded by the exons ATGCGCATTGGGCTGCCCAGTGCAGAGTCACTGCGAGGTGGATCCTTTAAAGCTTTAGCTTTG ACGTCGCTcctgagtgtgtttatgttccAGCTGCTGAGGACTGTTGGACTGAGGGCGTTCTCCATGGCGTCTGAGACGTACATGTCAGGCACACACTCTGCAGCTTTTGTCACCTGTCCTAACGACACCGTAGCTAAAGATTTGGCCag GGGGATTGTGGAAAGGAAACTCGCTGCTTGTGTCAACATTGTCCCGGCGATCAAATCGAT ATACGAATGGCAGGGGAAGATTGAGGAGGACAACGAGGTGCTGCTG ATGATAAAGACGAGAAGTTCCAAGGTGCCCGCTCTGGCTGAGTACGTCCG CTCCAACCATCCCTATGAAGTGGCCGAAGTCATCAGCCTGCCGATCGACCAGGGCAACCCGCCTTACCTCAAGTGGATTGGAGAAGTCGTTCCTGAATGA
- the LOC109639273 gene encoding somatostatin receptor type 5, producing MEVIQGSLLPQEAPTSTWSNNSVPAVSHFLLLSTPSEPLLSFTPTEGTFFFNSSQNCTKPGSLPGLAGIFIPLIYGIVCVVGLVGNTLVIHVIVNYTKNESVTNIYILNLAIADELFMLGLPFLAVQNALLSWPFGSLMCRVVMTVDAINQFTSIFCLTVMSVDRYLAVVHPIRSSWWRRPHVAKAISATVWAGSFVVVLPVVVFADVLKDDGNCSIVWPEPAEVWKTSFIVYTCTVGFSCPLLVICLCYLLIVIKVRSVGKRVQASSSRSRKSERKITQMVVVVVAVFVLCWLPFYALNIVNLLVVLPGDFRGLYFFVVVLSYANSCANPILYGFLSDNFKRGFRKALCRTSRRVKNNRACTEVQRPTEEWGGIVLQTLKSEGASNGQRRECGDNREEAENNGTEGAIQMTEICKMSEDGATEGSRTKVVQRGKPEPEHSGQSADLTGKGQGSDPPDTVSSVASKKKNNWSQPEEFLDKKSVLEISYL from the exons ATGGAGGTCATCCAAGGTTCCTTGCTGCCTCAGGAAGCTCCGACTTCTACCTGGAGCAACAACTCTGTCCCCGCCGTCTCCCATTTCCTGCTCCTCTCTACTCCCTCTGAACCACTTCTGAGCTTCACACCAACCGAGGGCACTTTCTTCTTTAACTCCAGTCAGAACTGCACCAAACCCGGATCGCTCCCTGGTTTGGCGGGAATTTTCATCCCTCTTATCTACGGGatagtgtgtgttgttggcCTGGTGGGAAACACTCTGGTCATCCATGTTATAGTCAACTACACCAAGAATGAATCAGTCACCAACATATACATTCTCAATTTAGCCATTGCGGACGAGCTGTTCATGCTAGGTCTGCCCTTCTTGGCGGTGCAGAACGCGCTGCTGTCCTGGCCCTTCGGCTCTCTAATGTGCCGTGTGGTCATGACGGTGGACGCCATCAACCAGTTTACCAGCATCTTCTGCCTGACTGTGATGTCCGTGGACCGCTACCTGGCTGTGGTGCACCCCATCCGCTCCTCCTGGTGGCGACGTCCTCATGTAGCCAAGGCCATCAGTGCCACAGTTTGGGCAGGGTCTTTTGTGGTGGTGCTCCCGGTGGTGGTGTTTGCTGATGTGCTGAAGGACGATGGGAACTGCAGCATCGTGTGGCCGGAGCCAGCAGAGGTGTGGAAGACATCTTTCATCGTGTACACGTGCACTGTTGGTTTTtcctgccccctgctggtgatCTGCTTGTGCTACCTGCTGATAGTCATCAAG GTGCGGAGTGTCGGAAAGCGGGTGCAAGCCTCATCCTCTCGAAGCAGGAAGTCAGAGCGTAAAATCACCCAGATGGTAGTTGTTGTGGTGGCGGTGTTCGTCCTCTGCTGGCTACCGTTCTATGCTCTGAACATTGTCAACCTCCTCGTGGTCCTGCCAGGGGACTTCAGGGGGCTTTACTTTTTCGTTGTCGTGCTTTCATATGCAAACAGCTGTGCCAACCCCATACTGTACGGATTTCTGTCTGACAACTTCAAGAGAGGCTTCAGGAAGGCCCTGTGCCGCACTTCACGCAGGGTGAAGAACAACAGGGCCTGCACGGAGGTACAGCGGCCCACGGAGGAGTGGGGCGGCATTGTGCTTCAAACACTCAAGAGTGAAGGAGCCAGCAATGGTCAAAGGAGAGAGTGTGGTGAcaacagagaggaggcagaaaacAATGGAACAGAAGGGGCCATACAGATGACTGAAATATGCAAAATGTCAGAGGATGGTGCAACAGAGGGCTCAAGGACAAAGGTCGTGCAGAGGGGTAAGCCTGAGCCAGAGCACTCTGGTCAGAGCGCAGACCTGACGGGAAAGGGTCAAGGCTCCGATCCTCCTGACACAGTGTCGTCTGTGgccagtaaaaagaaaaacaactggtCACAACCTGAGGAATTCCTGGACAAAAAGTCTGTGCTGGAAATCAGTTATCTGTGA
- the LOC109639275 gene encoding protein CutA homolog isoform X2, with translation MRIGLPSAESLRGGSFKALALLLRTVGLRAFSMASETYMSGTHSAAFVTCPNDTVAKDLARGIVERKLAACVNIVPAIKSIYEWQGKIEEDNEVLLMIKTRSSKVPALAEYVRSNHPYEVAEVISLPIDQGNPPYLKWIGEVVPE, from the exons ATGCGCATTGGGCTGCCCAGTGCAGAGTCACTGCGAGGTGGATCCTTTAAAGCTTTAGCTTTG CTGCTGAGGACTGTTGGACTGAGGGCGTTCTCCATGGCGTCTGAGACGTACATGTCAGGCACACACTCTGCAGCTTTTGTCACCTGTCCTAACGACACCGTAGCTAAAGATTTGGCCag GGGGATTGTGGAAAGGAAACTCGCTGCTTGTGTCAACATTGTCCCGGCGATCAAATCGAT ATACGAATGGCAGGGGAAGATTGAGGAGGACAACGAGGTGCTGCTG ATGATAAAGACGAGAAGTTCCAAGGTGCCCGCTCTGGCTGAGTACGTCCG CTCCAACCATCCCTATGAAGTGGCCGAAGTCATCAGCCTGCCGATCGACCAGGGCAACCCGCCTTACCTCAAGTGGATTGGAGAAGTCGTTCCTGAATGA